A section of the Streptomyces sp. NBC_01363 genome encodes:
- a CDS encoding zinc-binding dehydrogenase: MRRVRFYEYGGPEVLRVEDAEAPKPGPGELLVRTEAIGVTLPSVRKVRGEGGRTPLPGVLGGEVAGTVIALGPDVTDFEVGDRITSLTFSGGSYSEQAIAPGFMASRIPDGASAIQAVALVRSGHVALAALAAARPLVSESVLITGAASGVGHLAVQLAKLQGIGRVVAAVSSHTKAEFLRGLGADEIVTYDSEHWGEPVDVVLDGVGGDLLSRAVSALAPGGRLVFFNSGGGTVPAFDLLAGSKTITGLTMARFVDTQRELYDQHGEELWKLTLSGQLQPAVHAQIPLADAARAHEIIEARANLGKVVLLP; encoded by the coding sequence ATGCGGCGGGTTCGTTTTTATGAGTACGGCGGTCCGGAAGTGCTCCGCGTCGAAGATGCGGAGGCCCCTAAGCCCGGCCCGGGGGAACTGTTGGTCCGCACGGAAGCCATCGGTGTGACTCTTCCCTCCGTGCGCAAGGTTCGCGGCGAAGGCGGCAGGACGCCGCTACCGGGAGTCCTTGGAGGCGAGGTCGCCGGAACGGTGATCGCACTCGGCCCGGACGTGACGGATTTCGAGGTCGGCGACCGCATCACGTCGCTCACTTTCAGCGGCGGCTCGTATTCCGAACAGGCAATCGCCCCCGGCTTCATGGCGAGCCGCATACCGGACGGAGCGAGCGCCATCCAAGCCGTCGCGCTGGTGCGCAGCGGACACGTCGCCCTCGCCGCCCTCGCCGCGGCCCGCCCTCTCGTGAGCGAGTCGGTCCTGATCACGGGTGCCGCGAGCGGAGTGGGGCATCTCGCGGTCCAACTGGCCAAGCTTCAGGGCATCGGACGGGTCGTCGCGGCCGTGAGCTCGCACACCAAGGCGGAATTCCTCCGCGGTCTGGGCGCTGACGAGATCGTGACCTACGACAGCGAGCACTGGGGGGAGCCAGTCGATGTCGTCCTGGATGGAGTCGGTGGAGATCTACTCTCACGCGCCGTCTCCGCCCTTGCACCCGGCGGGCGACTCGTCTTCTTCAACTCGGGCGGCGGCACCGTTCCGGCCTTCGACCTCCTGGCAGGATCGAAAACCATCACCGGGCTCACCATGGCGAGGTTTGTCGACACTCAGCGCGAGCTCTATGACCAGCATGGTGAGGAGCTGTGGAAGCTGACCCTGTCCGGGCAGTTGCAGCCGGCCGTTCACGCCCAAATTCCGCTGGCTGATGCGGCACGAGCGCACGAGATCATCGAAGCCCGTGCCAACCTCGGCAAGGTCGTCCTGCTGCCCTGA
- a CDS encoding MarR family winged helix-turn-helix transcriptional regulator, with amino-acid sequence MSDTTRAPARIRSLPSWLLGRAAARGHRLVAEALAQVGMRMMHHAVLSAVAELGPVSQAELGRSLSIDPKDMVAILNDLQNDGLVTRAPDAKDRRKNAITLSPSGKRRLLQTEKLGREANDELTAVLTPAERTQLMGLLARIVQQEEPCAETGPGGE; translated from the coding sequence ATGTCCGACACCACCCGCGCTCCCGCCCGTATCCGCTCCCTCCCCAGCTGGCTCCTGGGTCGCGCCGCAGCTCGGGGACACCGGCTCGTCGCCGAAGCCCTCGCTCAGGTGGGCATGCGGATGATGCACCATGCCGTCCTATCGGCAGTCGCCGAACTGGGACCCGTATCGCAGGCCGAGCTGGGCCGCAGCCTGAGCATCGATCCCAAGGACATGGTCGCGATCCTCAACGACCTCCAGAACGATGGCCTCGTGACCCGAGCGCCGGACGCCAAGGACCGTCGCAAGAACGCCATCACCCTCTCGCCGAGCGGGAAACGTCGCCTGCTTCAGACGGAGAAACTGGGCCGTGAGGCGAACGATGAGCTGACCGCTGTCTTGACGCCTGCCGAGCGGACCCAGCTCATGGGTCTCCTCGCGCGCATAGTCCAGCAGGAAGAGCCCTGCGCTGAAACCGGCCCAGGTGGCGAATAG